One genomic segment of Oscillospiraceae bacterium includes these proteins:
- a CDS encoding DUF2284 domain-containing protein, with product MKYNTEALIQQALDCGFTHAGELNIEALVFMPEVREMCSVDRCHMYGKNWKCPPGCGSIEQAAEQAAKYSYGIIVQTVAKMEDDFDFETIASASEEHKNNFYKLVDELKKEFDDILPMGAGTCTLCEKCTYPDAPCRFPDKSISSMEAYGLWVSKVCELSDIPYNYGKQTIAYTSCYLLK from the coding sequence ATGAAATATAACACAGAGGCGTTGATACAGCAAGCTCTTGATTGCGGTTTTACTCATGCTGGAGAATTGAATATAGAGGCTCTTGTCTTTATGCCTGAGGTGCGTGAAATGTGCAGTGTTGACAGATGTCATATGTACGGCAAGAACTGGAAATGTCCTCCCGGTTGTGGTAGCATCGAACAGGCAGCGGAACAAGCGGCAAAGTATTCTTATGGAATAATAGTTCAGACTGTTGCAAAAATGGAAGATGATTTTGATTTTGAAACTATAGCTTCTGCCTCTGAAGAACATAAAAATAACTTTTATAAGCTTGTAGACGAGCTAAAAAAAGAATTTGACGATATACTTCCTATGGGTGCAGGAACCTGTACTCTGTGCGAAAAATGTACATATCCCGATGCTCCTTGCAGATTTCCTGATAAGTCTATTTCGTCTATGGAAGCGTACGGACTTTGGGTAAGTAAGGTTTGTGAGCTTTCAGACATTCCGTATAATTACGGAAAGCAGACAATAGCTTATACAAGCTGTTATCTACTTAAATAA
- a CDS encoding V-type ATP synthase subunit D, with translation MEYGIVPTKGNLLSAKKSYKLALLGYELMDKKKNILVREMMGLLDRASEIQKKINETFLNAYKALQTANISHGICEKIAYTTAEEKDLNLKFRSVMGVELPMVELERKRIELPYGLASTDAMTDDAYCSFIEVKYLCADLAQVENSVYRLAMAIKKTQKRANALKNIIIPKYEYTIKYITDSLEEKEREEFTRLKVIKNQKMKIEEK, from the coding sequence ATGGAGTATGGCATAGTTCCTACAAAAGGAAATTTACTTTCTGCTAAAAAATCATATAAGCTTGCCCTTTTGGGATATGAGCTTATGGATAAAAAGAAGAATATTCTTGTGCGTGAAATGATGGGCCTTTTAGACAGAGCAAGTGAGATACAAAAGAAAATCAATGAAACCTTTTTGAATGCATATAAGGCTTTGCAAACAGCAAATATTTCACACGGCATATGCGAAAAAATAGCCTATACAACAGCGGAAGAAAAGGATTTAAATTTAAAATTCCGCAGTGTAATGGGAGTAGAGCTTCCTATGGTAGAGCTTGAGAGAAAAAGGATAGAGCTTCCTTACGGTCTTGCTTCTACCGATGCTATGACAGACGATGCCTATTGTTCTTTTATAGAGGTAAAATATTTATGCGCCGATTTGGCACAGGTTGAAAATTCTGTTTACAGATTGGCAATGGCAATTAAAAAAACGCAAAAAAGAGCGAACGCATTAAAAAATATAATTATCCCCAAATATGAATACACAATAAAATATATAACCGATTCTCTCGAGGAAAAAGAGCGAGAGGAGTTTACAAGGCTTAAGGTTATAAAAAATCAAAAAATGAAAATTGAGGAGAAATAA
- a CDS encoding V-type ATP synthase subunit B has protein sequence MSIEYMGLSGINGPLVVIDNVKDVAFEEIAQITLANGEKRMGRVIEVSEDKAVVQVFEGTSGMSLSNNKTTFKGHSLEMPLSKELLGRVFDGAGRPIDGLGDIFPVKKQDVNGSPINPVSREYPKNFIQTGISSIDGLITLIRGQKLPIFSGSGMSHNKLAAQIVRQAQIAGNSSDFAVVFGAMGVKNDIADFFIKSFEETGVLQRVVMFMNMANDPIIERILTPRCALTAAEYLAYECNMHILVILTDMSSYAEALRELSSSKGEISGRKGFPGYLYSDLAGIYERAGMIEGKEGSVTQIPILTMPNDDITHPIPDLTGYITEGQIVLDRGFDQNGIYPSVSVLSSLSRLMKDGIGEGFTREDHPSVSAQLFSAYAKVQEARALASVIGEEELSETDKMYIEFGKRFENEFLKQGFYEERSIERTLELGWQMLSMLPKEELDRIDSKLLSKYYKN, from the coding sequence ATGAGTATAGAATATATGGGTTTATCCGGTATCAACGGACCCCTTGTAGTTATAGATAATGTTAAAGATGTAGCCTTTGAAGAAATTGCTCAGATAACTCTTGCAAACGGCGAAAAAAGAATGGGCAGAGTTATAGAAGTGTCAGAGGATAAAGCTGTAGTACAGGTTTTTGAAGGTACATCGGGAATGTCCCTTTCCAATAATAAAACAACCTTTAAAGGACACTCTCTTGAAATGCCCTTATCCAAAGAGCTTTTAGGGCGTGTTTTCGACGGAGCAGGCCGTCCTATTGACGGCTTGGGAGATATTTTTCCTGTTAAAAAGCAGGACGTAAACGGAAGTCCTATAAATCCTGTTTCAAGAGAATATCCCAAAAACTTTATTCAAACAGGAATATCATCAATTGACGGCTTGATTACTCTTATAAGAGGACAAAAGCTTCCTATTTTTTCGGGAAGCGGTATGTCCCATAATAAACTTGCAGCACAAATAGTACGTCAGGCTCAGATTGCAGGAAACAGCTCTGATTTTGCAGTTGTTTTCGGAGCTATGGGAGTTAAAAACGATATTGCGGATTTCTTTATAAAAAGCTTTGAAGAAACGGGTGTTTTGCAAAGGGTTGTTATGTTTATGAATATGGCAAATGACCCTATAATAGAGAGAATACTGACTCCGAGATGCGCCTTGACAGCCGCTGAATATTTGGCTTATGAGTGCAATATGCACATTCTTGTAATTTTAACCGATATGTCATCTTATGCGGAGGCTTTGAGAGAGCTTTCCTCTTCAAAGGGAGAAATATCGGGAAGAAAAGGCTTCCCCGGATATCTCTATTCCGATTTGGCAGGAATATACGAGAGAGCGGGAATGATAGAGGGTAAGGAAGGCTCTGTAACGCAAATCCCGATACTTACAATGCCAAATGACGATATAACTCACCCCATACCCGACCTTACAGGATATATAACAGAAGGTCAGATAGTGCTCGACAGAGGCTTTGACCAAAACGGAATATATCCAAGTGTTTCTGTTCTTTCCTCTCTTTCAAGACTTATGAAGGACGGAATAGGTGAAGGCTTTACAAGAGAGGACCATCCCTCAGTTTCAGCTCAGCTCTTTTCAGCCTATGCAAAGGTTCAGGAAGCAAGAGCACTGGCTTCGGTTATAGGTGAAGAGGAGCTTTCGGAAACGGATAAAATGTATATAGAATTCGGAAAACGTTTTGAAAACGAATTTCTAAAGCAAGGCTTTTATGAGGAAAGGTCTATCGAGAGAACCTTAGAATTAGGCTGGCAAATGCTTTCAATGCTTCCAAAGGAAGAATTAGACAGAATAGACTCGAAACTGCTTTCTAAATATTATAAAAACTAA
- a CDS encoding V-type ATP synthase subunit A, with protein MSKLTIYNINGPVVTVNNAKELAVSEMVYVGNERLIGEVINVKGDTAVVQVYENTTGVYPGEPVYSTGAPMSVKLGPGIVSNIYDGIQRPLKKIEEVSGEFIARGINVPAIDEQKLWDVTVTAKEGDFLKSGEVYATTVESSAIVHKCLVPSGVSGQVTYAAPSGKYKVDDIVLKIGERELSLCQVCPIRVGRPIEKRMSVDRPLITGQRVIDSLFPIAKGGTAAIPGGFGTGKTMTQHQIAKWSDADLIVYIGCGERGNEMTQVLKEFSELVDPKSQKPLTDRTVLIANTSNMPVAAREASIYTGITIAEYYRDMGYHVAIMADSTSRWAEALREISGRLEEMPAEEGFPAYLPSRLSQFYERAGYVKTLSGQEGSVTIIGAVSPQGGDFSEPVTQNTKRFIRCFWALDKQLAYSRHYPAINWNGSYSEYAQELSEYYSKNVSPDFLNCCGKISALLIEESRLMEIVKLIGSDVLPDDQKLTIEISRVIRLGFLQQNAYHATDTYVPLKKQYKMMKVILHLYEKAKEVISLSVPISQIKQRDLFNKLIKLKFEIGNDELERFDEYENDIDLTISKIKEANGIN; from the coding sequence ATGAGCAAATTGACAATTTATAATATAAACGGTCCGGTTGTTACGGTTAATAATGCAAAAGAGCTTGCAGTGTCGGAAATGGTTTATGTTGGTAACGAGCGTCTTATAGGCGAGGTTATAAACGTAAAAGGCGATACTGCAGTTGTTCAGGTGTATGAAAATACAACCGGTGTTTATCCGGGAGAGCCTGTATACAGCACGGGAGCTCCTATGTCGGTTAAATTAGGACCGGGTATAGTTTCGAATATTTATGACGGAATTCAAAGACCTCTTAAAAAAATAGAAGAGGTTTCGGGAGAGTTTATTGCAAGAGGAATAAATGTTCCCGCTATCGACGAGCAAAAACTATGGGACGTAACTGTAACTGCTAAAGAAGGAGATTTTCTTAAAAGCGGAGAGGTATATGCAACAACAGTTGAAAGCTCTGCGATAGTTCATAAATGTCTTGTTCCCTCAGGTGTTAGCGGACAGGTTACTTATGCGGCGCCCAGTGGAAAATATAAAGTAGATGATATTGTTTTAAAAATAGGTGAGAGGGAACTCTCACTATGTCAGGTGTGTCCCATACGTGTTGGCAGACCTATTGAAAAAAGAATGTCTGTTGACCGTCCGCTTATAACGGGACAAAGAGTTATAGACTCACTTTTTCCTATTGCCAAGGGAGGTACTGCCGCTATCCCGGGAGGATTTGGTACAGGAAAAACAATGACACAGCATCAGATAGCAAAATGGTCTGATGCAGACCTTATAGTTTATATCGGTTGCGGTGAACGTGGAAATGAGATGACACAGGTTTTAAAAGAATTTTCAGAGCTTGTAGACCCAAAATCCCAAAAGCCGTTGACTGACAGAACAGTTCTTATAGCAAATACATCAAATATGCCCGTTGCGGCAAGAGAAGCATCTATATATACAGGAATTACCATAGCTGAATATTATCGTGATATGGGATATCACGTTGCTATAATGGCAGACTCTACATCCCGTTGGGCAGAGGCACTTCGTGAAATTTCGGGACGTTTGGAGGAAATGCCTGCAGAAGAAGGATTTCCTGCCTATTTACCTTCACGTCTTTCTCAGTTTTATGAAAGAGCAGGTTATGTAAAAACTCTTTCGGGACAAGAGGGATCTGTTACAATTATAGGTGCTGTTTCTCCTCAAGGCGGAGATTTTTCCGAGCCTGTTACTCAAAATACAAAAAGATTTATACGCTGCTTCTGGGCTCTTGATAAACAGCTTGCTTATTCAAGACATTATCCCGCTATAAATTGGAACGGAAGCTACAGCGAATATGCACAGGAGCTTTCTGAGTATTACAGCAAAAACGTAAGCCCTGACTTTTTGAATTGTTGCGGAAAAATATCAGCTCTGCTTATTGAAGAAAGCAGATTGATGGAAATAGTTAAGCTTATAGGTTCTGACGTTTTACCTGATGACCAGAAGCTTACAATAGAAATTTCAAGAGTTATCCGTTTGGGCTTTTTACAGCAAAATGCTTATCATGCTACTGATACGTATGTGCCTCTTAAAAAGCAATATAAAATGATGAAGGTTATACTTCATCTTTACGAAAAAGCAAAAGAGGTTATAAGCTTATCTGTTCCCATTTCTCAAATCAAGCAAAGGGATTTATTTAATAAGCTGATAAAGCTGAAATTTGAAATAGGAAATGATGAGCTTGAGCGTTTTGATGAATATGAAAACGACATTGATTTAACAATAAGTAAAATTAAGGAAGCTAACGGAATCAATTAA
- a CDS encoding ATP synthase subunit F, whose translation MRFFLISDNVDTQVGLRLAGIDGVVVHESQEVEEAIANALEDSSIGVILITQKLVSLCQKTVYDIKLHRHIPLIVEIPDRHGGGRSESAISEYVREAIGINIG comes from the coding sequence ATGAGATTTTTCCTTATAAGTGATAACGTAGATACGCAAGTAGGCTTAAGACTTGCAGGTATAGACGGTGTAGTTGTGCATGAAAGCCAAGAGGTAGAAGAGGCAATAGCAAACGCTCTTGAGGATAGCAGCATAGGTGTTATTTTAATAACTCAAAAATTAGTATCACTTTGCCAGAAAACAGTTTATGACATAAAGCTTCATAGACATATACCCCTTATAGTTGAAATTCCCGACCGTCACGGCGGCGGCCGTTCCGAAAGTGCAATATCGGAATATGTAAGAGAAGCAATCGGAATTAACATAGGGTAG
- a CDS encoding ATPase, which yields MLIYLVIAVLVALLFAPVVPLVSKTLNGKKAKLSLLCNLASFFSLCIILTVVVFDGSVFAAEGEAVVKALDPSAGMGFLACGIVMAGATLGAGIAVSSAASAAIGATGENPKNFAKSLMFVALGESIPLYALLVVFMIIDKL from the coding sequence ATGTTAATTTATTTAGTAATAGCAGTACTTGTAGCTCTTCTTTTTGCACCCGTTGTTCCCCTTGTATCAAAAACCCTTAACGGTAAAAAGGCAAAATTATCTTTACTTTGTAATCTTGCTTCATTTTTCTCACTTTGTATAATACTTACTGTTGTAGTATTTGACGGCTCTGTATTTGCAGCAGAGGGTGAAGCTGTGGTAAAGGCTCTTGACCCCAGCGCAGGAATGGGCTTTCTTGCTTGCGGAATAGTTATGGCAGGCGCAACATTAGGCGCAGGTATAGCTGTTTCTTCTGCAGCTTCTGCCGCTATCGGCGCAACAGGTGAAAATCCCAAGAACTTTGCAAAATCTCTTATGTTCGTTGCTTTGGGAGAGAGTATTCCTCTTTATGCGCTTTTAGTTGTATTTATGATTATTGATAAACTTTAA